The Patescibacteria group bacterium genome window below encodes:
- a CDS encoding DUF167 domain-containing protein: MLEDLKEALETKGEITIAVKVHASAKQTRVKSVLADGVVKIDLQVAPEKGKANEALVNFLAEEFAVSTNNITVTLGKFSKDKLVVVKK, translated from the coding sequence ATGCTGGAAGATCTAAAAGAGGCCCTGGAGACAAAAGGCGAGATAACCATAGCTGTTAAGGTTCATGCAAGCGCTAAGCAAACCAGAGTCAAGTCTGTTTTGGCGGATGGAGTGGTTAAGATAGATTTGCAAGTCGCTCCGGAAAAAGGTAAAGCCAATGAAGCTTTGGTTAACTTCTTAGCTGAAGAATTTGCTGTCTCCACTAACAACATAACCGTTACTTTGGGTAAGTTTTCCAAGGATAAGTTGGTGGTGGTTAAGAAATAA
- the alr gene encoding alanine racemase — MKPKEAMGLRTWIEIDRQALKNNYNSFRRLLKPTCLLMAVVKSNAYGHGLLDFANLVVKLGADWLGVDSAIEAESLRKAGFKSSILVLGYTLPEKIPSAAQNRIAITIADFSALKAIKSLKSLARPLRIHLKIDTGMHRQGFLVEEVPALITYLKKYNLPVIIEGLYTHFSSAKDPSSLRETKRQIKEFKKVILLFEEAGFNIPLKHAAATGGTMIFPESHFNMVRVGIGLYGLWPSQETQKSLSKKIKLKPVLSWKSVVAQIKDLPKGGRTGYDLTEKLSPGSKIAVLPVGYWHGLPRALSSVGRVLINGQEAKIVGRVSMSMICFDITKIKNVSVGDQVVLIGKSGRLSISAQDLADLNKTINYEIVTRLNPLIKRVVV, encoded by the coding sequence ATGAAACCAAAAGAGGCTATGGGTCTAAGGACTTGGATTGAGATAGACAGACAAGCTCTAAAAAATAATTATAATTCTTTTAGGCGTCTTCTTAAGCCGACTTGTTTGTTAATGGCTGTAGTTAAGTCTAATGCGTATGGACATGGTCTTTTGGACTTTGCCAATTTGGTAGTTAAGTTGGGAGCAGACTGGCTGGGTGTTGATTCGGCAATTGAGGCGGAGAGTTTAAGGAAGGCTGGTTTTAAGTCTTCTATTTTGGTTTTGGGGTATACCTTGCCTGAAAAAATTCCTTCAGCTGCCCAAAATCGAATAGCTATAACCATTGCAGATTTTTCTGCGCTTAAAGCTATTAAATCTCTTAAGAGTTTAGCTAGACCGTTAAGAATTCATCTTAAGATAGATACTGGTATGCATAGACAAGGTTTTTTAGTTGAAGAAGTTCCGGCTTTGATCACTTATCTTAAAAAATATAATCTACCGGTTATTATTGAAGGTCTTTATACACACTTTTCTTCAGCTAAAGATCCGTCTAGTTTAAGAGAAACCAAGAGACAGATTAAAGAGTTTAAGAAAGTAATTTTGCTTTTTGAAGAAGCTGGTTTTAATATACCTCTTAAACATGCTGCGGCCACCGGTGGTACTATGATTTTTCCGGAAAGTCATTTTAATATGGTCCGGGTCGGTATCGGTTTATATGGTCTTTGGCCGTCTCAAGAAACCCAAAAATCTTTGTCTAAAAAGATAAAATTAAAACCGGTTTTATCATGGAAGAGTGTAGTGGCACAAATTAAAGATTTACCCAAGGGTGGACGAACTGGCTATGATTTAACTGAAAAATTATCTCCAGGCTCTAAAATAGCGGTTTTACCAGTTGGTTACTGGCATGGTCTACCAAGAGCATTATCTTCGGTTGGGAGGGTGTTAATTAATGGACAAGAGGCTAAGATCGTTGGCCGGGTTTCCATGTCCATGATTTGTTTTGATATTACCAAAATAAAGAATGTTAGTGTGGGAGATCAGGTGGTTTTAATAGGAAAAAGTGGTCGTCTGTCAATTTCAGCCCAGGATCTGGCCGATCTAAACAAAACAATTAACTACGAAATAGTTACCAGACTTAACCCTTTAATTAAAAGAGTTGTTGTCTAG
- a CDS encoding phage holin family protein: MNILIKWLIATVGIMLIGYFLPTVTVSGLWAALWAALFLGLVNAVLRPILVLLTLPINILTLGLFTFVINALLIMLVSSVVQGFTVEGFWTAVLFSIILSVFSYALNTLFKGAKEKS; the protein is encoded by the coding sequence ATGAATATTCTTATTAAGTGGCTAATTGCCACGGTTGGTATTATGCTAATTGGTTATTTTTTACCGACAGTTACCGTTAGCGGTCTTTGGGCGGCTCTTTGGGCGGCTCTATTCTTAGGCTTGGTCAACGCGGTCTTGCGTCCAATCTTGGTACTTTTAACTTTGCCGATAAATATTTTAACTCTGGGTCTTTTTACTTTTGTTATCAACGCCTTGTTAATTATGTTGGTTTCTTCGGTTGTCCAAGGTTTTACGGTTGAAGGTTTTTGGACTGCGGTTTTGTTTAGTATTATTTTGTCTGTTTTCAGCTATGCTCTAAATACCTTGTTTAAGGGAGCCAAGGAAAAAAGCTAA
- a CDS encoding class I SAM-dependent methyltransferase, which translates to MENNHYEQTIETYRNNFDKYLQKTVSEPGGEPKAWMDNFLNQLTLGSKILEIGSASGRDARYFVKKGYSVVCTDIIPQALERLSKEGFSTFEFDFRDEPRQDWINNFDGFFANGVLLHASLEVFKKMINNISVILKDQGFAALSLKAGEGEEITTEKMDDPRYFYYYNEELLKDIFKNSMFEIIDMRRGRDEKWLYLIIKNKKLKT; encoded by the coding sequence ATGGAAAATAATCATTATGAACAAACAATAGAAACCTATCGTAATAATTTTGATAAATATTTACAAAAAACAGTTTCTGAGCCAGGTGGAGAACCCAAGGCTTGGATGGATAATTTTCTTAATCAACTTACCTTAGGGTCTAAGATTTTGGAAATCGGTTCGGCTTCAGGTCGGGATGCTAGGTATTTTGTTAAAAAGGGTTATAGTGTCGTTTGTACCGATATAATTCCTCAGGCTCTCGAAAGATTATCCAAAGAAGGTTTTTCGACTTTTGAATTTGATTTTAGAGATGAGCCAAGACAAGACTGGATTAATAATTTTGATGGCTTCTTTGCTAATGGCGTTTTATTGCACGCTTCTTTAGAAGTCTTTAAGAAAATGATTAACAATATATCGGTTATTTTAAAGGATCAGGGTTTTGCGGCTCTTTCTCTTAAAGCTGGGGAAGGTGAAGAAATAACAACGGAAAAAATGGATGATCCAAGATACTTCTATTATTACAACGAAGAGTTACTAAAAGATATCTTTAAAAATTCTATGTTTGAGATTATTGATATGCGACGCGGTAGGGATGAAAAATGGCTTTATTTAATTATAAAGAATAAAAAGCTAAAAACTTAA
- a CDS encoding peptidylprolyl isomerase, translated as MKIRENKKAWLLSSTLVLAVFILAGCGTKQKTYSFNESGTQEALPSLVEETNEINQQNMNVPNEINLALAEQYSGVVIVTNLGEIEVEFYEENPVTAANFLTLAQGGFYDNTIFHRVIKNFMIQGGDPNSKNADRATHGMGGPGYSFADEINNRPLVKGSLAMANSGPSTNGSQFFIVTAESTPWLDGKHTNFGEVVSGMEVVDKIEALPTDERDNPVQSVKIERVELKEKK; from the coding sequence ATGAAGATAAGAGAAAATAAAAAAGCTTGGCTTTTGTCAAGTACCTTGGTTCTAGCGGTTTTTATACTAGCCGGTTGCGGCACTAAACAAAAAACTTATTCTTTTAACGAAAGCGGTACGCAGGAAGCTTTACCGTCTTTAGTTGAAGAAACTAATGAAATTAATCAACAAAATATGAATGTACCCAATGAGATAAATTTGGCTTTGGCCGAACAATATAGTGGAGTGGTTATAGTAACCAACCTCGGAGAAATTGAAGTGGAGTTTTATGAAGAAAATCCAGTAACAGCCGCGAACTTTTTAACTTTGGCGCAAGGCGGTTTTTATGACAACACTATTTTTCACCGAGTGATTAAAAATTTTATGATCCAAGGAGGAGATCCAAATTCTAAGAATGCGGATAGAGCTACTCATGGTATGGGTGGCCCTGGCTATAGTTTTGCTGATGAGATTAATAATCGTCCTTTGGTTAAAGGTTCTTTGGCTATGGCTAATTCAGGACCAAGTACCAATGGTTCACAGTTCTTTATCGTTACTGCCGAGTCAACTCCTTGGTTGGATGGTAAGCATACTAATTTTGGAGAAGTAGTCTCTGGTATGGAAGTAGTGGATAAAATAGAGGCTTTGCCAACAGATGAAAGAGATAATCCTGTCCAAAGTGTTAAGATAGAGAGAGTAGAGCTTAAGGAGAAAAAGTAG
- a CDS encoding DUF4065 domain-containing protein yields MFGKFIQQQRTKQNMTQEYLASVLSMSRPTYMQIERGERELTISEAKKLAALFDMSLQNLLEQCAPKQPVVHLEKELDKERLKKPDIRIDVPQKNVKKFTEVLLYILERVGARANIGETVLYKLLYFIDFDYYEKYEEQLMGATYTRNTYGPTPLEFKAITERMIKKGEIEKVKSSYFTYEQKKYLPRRKADLSVLSAQELEHIDEELNRLAHMSANEISDYSHEDMPWKAAKENGNQLEYEMVFYRDHKHSVRSYDDDPL; encoded by the coding sequence ATGTTTGGAAAATTTATACAACAACAACGCACTAAGCAGAATATGACTCAGGAGTATTTAGCCTCAGTGCTTAGTATGTCTCGTCCCACTTATATGCAAATTGAACGAGGGGAACGAGAGCTGACTATTTCCGAAGCAAAAAAGCTGGCGGCTCTTTTTGATATGTCATTGCAAAATCTTTTGGAACAATGTGCTCCAAAACAACCGGTGGTACATTTGGAAAAAGAATTAGATAAAGAGAGGTTAAAAAAACCGGATATACGAATAGATGTTCCACAAAAAAATGTTAAAAAATTTACCGAAGTATTACTTTATATACTAGAACGTGTTGGTGCGCGAGCGAATATTGGTGAAACTGTTTTATATAAGTTACTTTATTTTATTGACTTTGATTACTACGAAAAATATGAAGAACAACTTATGGGAGCTACCTATACCCGTAATACCTATGGTCCGACACCCTTGGAGTTTAAAGCTATAACAGAGAGAATGATTAAAAAAGGTGAGATAGAGAAAGTTAAAAGTTCATATTTTACCTATGAACAAAAGAAGTATTTACCTCGTCGTAAGGCGGACCTTTCGGTTTTGTCGGCACAAGAATTAGAGCATATTGATGAAGAGCTTAATCGTTTGGCACATATGAGTGCCAATGAGATTAGTGATTATTCTCACGAGGACATGCCATGGAAGGCGGCCAAAGAGAACGGTAATCAATTAGAGTATGAAATGGTATTTTATCGTGACCATAAACATTCTGTAAGAAGTTATGACGATGATCCGCTTTAA
- a CDS encoding HD domain-containing protein yields MVEKIPPYVVDIMSRLEQAGFEAYAVGGCVRDLCRGLDPSDWDITTNARPEKMLDILPEAKNENRFGTVLVPIRNEDGQAYDVVEVTTYRSEQGYSDHRRPDEIKFEDKLEADLSRRDFTINALALPLKGEMVDLFGGQKDLSKKIIRAIGEPEDRFKEDALRMLRAVRFFCQADFVIEPKTERGIIKLAGSLKFVAKERVRDELIGLLSSERPAEGLRKLYELNLLQYIIPELQEGVGMAQNHHHRLNVFDHNLSALKYCPSLEWQVRLAALFHDIGKPRTKKIINNSATFYNHEMVGAKMVAKIMKRLRFSTKDSERVVNLVRHHMFYYNVGEVTAASVRRLIRKVGEENLSDLIDLRVADRLGSGVPKAMPYKLRHLRYMMDKVRHDPTSVKMLKINGEGVMEILKTEPGPKIGAILDVLLAEVIENPELNTEDYLSRRCLELNQYDLAELRQRAKEVIEEKREEEDREIKKEHRVA; encoded by the coding sequence ATGGTTGAAAAAATCCCTCCTTATGTTGTTGATATTATGAGCCGGCTTGAACAAGCCGGTTTTGAAGCTTACGCGGTTGGGGGTTGTGTGAGAGATCTTTGTCGTGGTCTTGATCCTTCAGACTGGGATATTACCACTAACGCTCGTCCGGAGAAGATGTTGGATATTTTACCGGAAGCTAAAAATGAGAACCGTTTTGGTACTGTTCTTGTCCCTATTAGAAATGAAGACGGACAAGCCTATGATGTAGTGGAAGTTACCACCTACCGCAGCGAGCAAGGCTATTCGGATCATCGTCGCCCGGATGAAATAAAGTTTGAGGATAAATTGGAAGCTGATTTAAGCCGACGTGATTTCACCATTAACGCACTAGCTCTACCTTTAAAGGGTGAGATGGTTGACCTTTTTGGTGGACAAAAAGATTTATCCAAAAAGATTATTCGGGCTATTGGAGAGCCTGAAGATCGTTTTAAAGAAGATGCTTTACGGATGCTGCGAGCAGTGCGTTTTTTTTGCCAGGCAGATTTTGTTATTGAACCCAAAACCGAACGAGGGATTATTAAGTTGGCTGGTAGTCTTAAGTTTGTGGCCAAAGAAAGAGTACGCGATGAGTTAATAGGTCTTTTATCTTCCGAGCGACCAGCCGAGGGTCTTAGAAAGCTTTATGAGCTTAATCTTTTACAATATATTATTCCAGAACTGCAAGAAGGTGTGGGTATGGCACAAAATCATCATCATCGCCTAAACGTTTTTGATCACAATCTTTCGGCTCTTAAATATTGCCCCAGTTTAGAGTGGCAAGTTAGACTAGCCGCCTTATTTCATGATATTGGCAAACCACGAACTAAAAAGATAATTAATAATTCCGCCACTTTTTATAATCATGAAATGGTTGGTGCAAAAATGGTAGCTAAAATTATGAAACGTTTACGTTTTTCCACGAAAGATAGTGAAAGGGTGGTTAATCTGGTTAGACACCATATGTTTTATTACAATGTCGGAGAAGTAACAGCCGCCTCGGTTCGTCGTTTAATTCGTAAGGTGGGGGAGGAAAATCTTTCCGATTTAATTGATCTGCGAGTAGCAGATAGGCTTGGCTCTGGCGTACCAAAAGCCATGCCTTACAAACTCAGACATTTGCGTTATATGATGGATAAGGTAAGGCATGACCCCACCTCAGTTAAAATGTTAAAAATTAATGGAGAAGGGGTAATGGAAATATTAAAGACCGAGCCAGGACCAAAGATTGGAGCAATTTTAGATGTTTTGTTAGCTGAGGTGATTGAAAATCCGGAGTTAAATACCGAAGATTATCTTAGTCGTCGTTGTCTTGAACTTAATCAGTATGATCTGGCGGAATTACGACAAAGAGCTAAGGAAGTGATTGAAGAAAAAAGAGAAGAAGAAGACCGGGAGATAAAAAAAGAGCATAGGGTTGCCTAA
- a CDS encoding EamA family transporter: MNWFLIALIGPFLWCISNYIDKYLLSSYFNKVGIGALIIFSALIGLIVSPLILLFKPEVLIIGGNEIIWMITAGIILMLSFLLYLYALDKDEASIVAPLFQTIPIFLYILGYIFLKETLSSIQLSGGFLIMIGGIAIAWNIELRKLKGYIFLMMMVASLLLAAEGTIFKVIALETDFWTVVFWQYIGATLFGALLLFIPNYRRQFFSLWKKHKAALLSINFINEAITTIGILTFRFAMLLAPLALVQMVNGFQPLFLLVIGLLLTKFWPKITKERIDKKHLIHKLTAIIIMIAGSFMINF; the protein is encoded by the coding sequence ATGAATTGGTTTTTAATTGCTCTCATAGGACCCTTTCTTTGGTGCATAAGTAATTACATAGATAAATATCTTTTAAGTAGCTACTTTAATAAAGTAGGTATCGGAGCTTTGATTATTTTTTCCGCCTTGATAGGTTTAATAGTATCTCCTTTAATATTGTTATTTAAACCGGAGGTTCTTATTATCGGTGGAAATGAAATAATTTGGATGATAACGGCCGGCATTATCTTAATGCTGAGTTTCTTGCTTTATTTATATGCCCTTGATAAAGATGAAGCTTCCATTGTTGCGCCTCTTTTTCAAACCATCCCGATTTTTCTTTATATCCTGGGCTACATTTTTTTAAAAGAAACATTATCATCAATACAGCTATCAGGAGGATTTCTAATTATGATCGGAGGCATTGCTATCGCTTGGAACATTGAACTTCGTAAGCTTAAGGGTTATATATTTTTAATGATGATGGTAGCTTCTTTACTGCTGGCTGCCGAGGGGACCATCTTTAAAGTTATTGCCCTGGAAACTGATTTTTGGACAGTGGTTTTTTGGCAGTATATAGGAGCAACTCTATTTGGAGCCTTACTGCTCTTTATCCCGAATTACCGAAGACAATTTTTCTCTTTATGGAAAAAACATAAAGCCGCTCTACTAAGTATTAATTTTATCAATGAAGCCATAACCACCATCGGAATCCTAACCTTTCGTTTCGCTATGTTGCTGGCACCCTTGGCTTTAGTTCAAATGGTTAACGGGTTTCAGCCGCTTTTCTTATTAGTTATAGGTCTACTTCTAACAAAGTTCTGGCCTAAAATAACTAAAGAAAGAATAGATAAAAAACACCTTATTCATAAACTAACTGCTATTATAATAATGATTGCGGGATCTTTTATGATAAACTTCTAA
- a CDS encoding phosphodiester glycosidase family protein, whose product MNYKFYILSIFIFSAVFIFIRPAGAQTITDRLAGRIVLSVEQNGEAWYVNPTEKRRYFLGRPHDAFAIMRELGLGINEANFNRLSSVNDPEVKDLDLARSLAGRIVLQVEKNGEAWYINPVNLRKYFLGRPHDAFAIMRELGLGITVRDLSTVRRAGTNVNSPYHSYERKTVQTETYGSFLTDVITIDLSNPKLKIHTLTASAANCQSSCPARSLAHYYEEGFGFAAMNGTYFDTSASKRNYYFFPVYNSLKRVFINEDQLKYWTTGPIMAFDTNNRFYYFKDSREFKSVADFELNYGVTLQAAFGNKPRMIENGLNYLIDWEVNESQRTVKSTRHAVGYANNKLYLIVAHRSTVPEVAQVSQALGMEYAINMDGGGSTALMYNDRYLLGPGRAIPNALVFSEHAQ is encoded by the coding sequence ATGAATTATAAATTTTATATATTATCAATCTTTATCTTCTCGGCTGTTTTTATTTTTATTAGACCAGCAGGGGCTCAGACCATAACAGATCGTTTAGCTGGACGAATTGTTTTAAGTGTGGAACAAAACGGTGAAGCTTGGTATGTTAACCCAACAGAAAAGCGTCGTTATTTCTTGGGTCGTCCCCATGACGCTTTTGCTATTATGAGAGAGCTTGGCTTAGGTATTAATGAAGCTAACTTTAACCGTTTGTCTTCAGTTAATGATCCTGAAGTAAAAGATCTTGATTTAGCTCGTTCTTTAGCTGGACGCATAGTGCTGCAGGTGGAGAAAAACGGTGAAGCTTGGTATATTAATCCAGTTAATTTGCGTAAATATTTTCTTGGTCGTCCCCATGACGCTTTTGCTATTATGAGAGAACTTGGTTTAGGTATTACGGTTAGAGATTTATCTACCGTTAGACGGGCCGGTACAAATGTTAATAGTCCTTATCATTCTTATGAAAGAAAAACTGTTCAGACTGAAACCTACGGCTCTTTCTTAACTGATGTTATTACTATTGATCTAAGTAATCCAAAATTAAAAATTCATACCTTAACTGCTTCGGCGGCTAATTGTCAGTCTAGTTGTCCGGCTCGTTCTTTGGCGCATTATTATGAAGAAGGCTTTGGTTTTGCCGCCATGAACGGCACTTATTTTGACACTTCAGCCTCCAAAAGAAATTATTATTTTTTCCCGGTTTATAATTCCTTAAAAAGGGTTTTCATTAATGAAGATCAGTTAAAATATTGGACCACCGGACCAATCATGGCTTTTGATACCAATAATCGTTTCTATTACTTTAAAGACAGCAGGGAATTTAAGTCAGTAGCGGATTTTGAGCTTAATTACGGAGTTACTTTGCAGGCGGCTTTTGGTAACAAGCCACGTATGATTGAGAATGGTCTTAATTATTTAATAGACTGGGAAGTTAATGAGTCGCAAAGAACGGTTAAATCAACCAGGCACGCTGTTGGGTATGCTAATAACAAGCTTTACCTAATCGTAGCCCATCGTTCCACCGTACCTGAGGTGGCACAAGTTAGCCAAGCCTTGGGTATGGAATATGCCATTAATATGGACGGTGGAGGATCTACCGCTCTAATGTACAATGATCGTTATCTTCTGGGTCCGGGACGAGCTATCCCTAATGCCTTGGTCTTTAGTGAACATGCTCAGTAG
- the hisS gene encoding histidine--tRNA ligase: MINPRKPAGFHEFLPPEQLSFDAMVAVIKASYESHGYTPIETPALELAEVLHAKEGGETAKQGYQFTKGDTKLALRFDLTVPLARYVAEHYHDLALPFRRYQIQNVWRAEKPQAGRYRQFYQCDIDIIGTDSATADADILITMNGTMQALGLEKSLIRLNNRLLMSGLIIALKAEKNNTEILRLLDKMDSQGPAKLKKSLINIGLNKKQADTLVKLAGLKGSIEQITKALKSEDLYNTNIDEGLGRLRRICELLKAAGLSSKNYQIDLGIVRGLDYYTGMVYEIILTDKKEIGSVGGGGRYDNLIGYYKKDNVPGVGGSIGLSRLFAALSEESKDGQGCPADVMVTALSSDLLPYAFKVAATLRVTGINVFIYPKDGKIAKQLSYADKLGIPLVAVCGEEEEKKTKVTIKNLETGEQETVSLKQAAKFCKS; this comes from the coding sequence ATGATTAATCCAAGAAAACCAGCTGGCTTTCATGAATTTCTGCCCCCAGAGCAGTTGTCTTTTGATGCTATGGTGGCTGTTATTAAAGCCTCTTATGAAAGTCACGGTTATACCCCAATTGAAACTCCGGCCTTAGAGTTAGCCGAGGTTTTACACGCCAAAGAAGGTGGGGAAACCGCCAAACAGGGCTACCAGTTTACTAAAGGAGACACTAAGCTAGCTCTGCGTTTTGATCTAACCGTTCCCCTAGCTCGTTATGTAGCCGAACACTACCATGATCTGGCTTTACCTTTTAGAAGATACCAAATCCAAAATGTTTGGAGAGCAGAAAAACCTCAAGCCGGTCGTTACCGACAATTCTATCAGTGCGACATTGATATTATCGGGACAGATAGTGCTACCGCCGACGCAGATATTTTAATTACTATGAACGGAACCATGCAAGCTTTAGGTTTAGAAAAATCTTTAATTAGACTCAATAATCGTCTACTGATGTCTGGACTTATTATTGCCCTTAAAGCAGAAAAAAATAATACGGAAATTCTTAGACTCTTGGATAAAATGGATTCTCAAGGACCCGCTAAACTTAAAAAATCTTTAATAAATATTGGTCTTAATAAAAAACAAGCAGATACTTTAGTTAAGCTCGCCGGCTTAAAAGGTAGTATTGAACAAATTACTAAAGCTTTAAAATCCGAAGATCTTTATAATACAAATATAGACGAAGGACTTGGAAGACTTAGAAGAATTTGTGAACTACTTAAGGCTGCCGGTCTTTCTTCTAAAAATTACCAAATAGATTTAGGTATTGTCCGCGGTTTAGATTACTACACCGGCATGGTTTATGAAATAATTTTAACGGATAAAAAAGAGATAGGTTCGGTTGGTGGTGGAGGAAGATATGATAACTTAATAGGTTATTACAAAAAAGATAATGTTCCAGGTGTAGGTGGTTCCATTGGTTTATCCAGACTCTTTGCCGCCCTCTCCGAAGAAAGTAAAGACGGACAAGGGTGTCCGGCCGATGTTATGGTAACCGCTCTTTCTTCAGATCTTTTACCATATGCCTTTAAAGTAGCCGCCACCTTAAGAGTAACTGGTATTAACGTATTTATTTACCCCAAAGACGGCAAAATAGCTAAACAACTCTCTTACGCGGATAAACTAGGCATTCCCCTAGTAGCGGTCTGCGGAGAAGAGGAAGAGAAAAAAACCAAAGTAACGATTAAAAACTTAGAAACCGGAGAACAAGAAACTGTATCACTTAAACAAGCTGCTAAGTTTTGTAAGAGTTAA
- a CDS encoding winged helix-turn-helix domain-containing protein, giving the protein MTYFLIILIIAILALIIFLVVRRPFSGAENKTIDTDKAVDKGKTSPDAPAFFLKQSIVKEQNKSKILVLLETSPELTNSDIRKALGVSSATVVRYMDELEADGKVTQIGSTGVSSKYRRVD; this is encoded by the coding sequence ATGACATATTTTCTTATCATACTCATAATTGCCATTTTGGCGTTAATTATCTTTTTAGTTGTTAGGCGGCCTTTTTCTGGGGCAGAGAATAAGACCATAGATACAGATAAGGCTGTAGATAAAGGAAAAACCAGTCCAGATGCTCCCGCCTTTTTTTTGAAGCAGTCTATAGTTAAAGAGCAGAATAAGTCTAAAATACTAGTTTTACTTGAAACTAGTCCGGAATTAACCAATTCTGATATTCGTAAAGCCCTTGGAGTTTCTTCAGCCACTGTTGTTCGTTATATGGATGAGTTGGAAGCTGATGGTAAGGTTACTCAGATAGGTTCAACTGGGGTTTCATCTAAATATCGTCGTGTTGATTAA
- a CDS encoding SRPBCC domain-containing protein: MITLNYKIVIKAPKQKVWDVMLSDETYRAWTEAFSLGSYFKGNWEQGSEIEFLAPGPDGKEGGMYSRIAENRPYDFVSIEHLGEINDGLKKPWTLGENIFENYTFVDHNGETELLIEMIGIPNEYQDSFEDMWPKALEKLKEIVEG, translated from the coding sequence ATGATAACTCTTAACTATAAAATTGTAATTAAAGCTCCTAAGCAAAAAGTTTGGGACGTTATGCTCTCGGATGAGACTTATCGGGCATGGACAGAGGCTTTTTCACTAGGCTCTTATTTTAAAGGTAATTGGGAACAAGGTAGTGAGATAGAGTTTCTCGCTCCCGGACCTGATGGGAAAGAGGGTGGTATGTATTCTAGGATTGCTGAAAACCGGCCCTATGATTTTGTCTCAATTGAACACTTGGGAGAGATTAACGATGGTCTTAAAAAACCTTGGACTTTGGGAGAGAATATTTTTGAAAACTATACTTTCGTAGATCATAATGGAGAAACTGAATTATTAATTGAGATGATTGGCATACCAAATGAATACCAAGACAGTTTTGAAGACATGTGGCCAAAGGCCCTTGAAAAACTTAAAGAGATTGTTGAAGGATAG
- a CDS encoding MGMT family protein, whose product MPKSSLPKIFPSFTLAVWKMATKIPRGRVMTYASLAKALNKPKAARAVGNALNKNPYWPKVPCHRVVCSDGRVGGFADGSGRKVKLLEKEGVRIEKGFIIPLKNFLYR is encoded by the coding sequence ATGCCCAAGTCTTCTTTACCAAAAATCTTTCCAAGCTTTACTTTAGCTGTCTGGAAGATGGCCACTAAAATTCCTCGCGGGAGGGTTATGACTTATGCTTCTTTAGCTAAAGCCTTAAATAAACCCAAAGCCGCCAGAGCGGTGGGTAATGCTCTTAACAAGAACCCTTATTGGCCTAAGGTGCCTTGTCATCGGGTGGTTTGTTCGGATGGACGAGTGGGAGGTTTTGCCGATGGTAGCGGTCGTAAGGTTAAGCTTTTAGAAAAAGAAGGTGTTAGAATAGAAAAGGGTTTTATTATCCCCCTAAAGAATTTTCTTTATCGTTAA
- a CDS encoding MscL family protein, with amino-acid sequence MFEQVKKISKTGKSFSQGLIEFMRKYSVLGLAIGVITAQASKDLVDSFVKGVFTPAIKFFLPDVFDDLRYTINGTVFDIGIILSAALTFIIVMVFLYFVIKFIIRNDELLNKK; translated from the coding sequence ATGTTTGAACAAGTTAAGAAAATAAGTAAAACTGGTAAAAGCTTTTCTCAGGGCTTGATTGAGTTCATGAGAAAGTATTCGGTTTTAGGATTGGCTATTGGAGTAATTACAGCTCAAGCCTCCAAAGATTTAGTGGACTCCTTTGTTAAGGGTGTTTTTACACCGGCTATTAAGTTTTTCCTACCAGATGTTTTTGATGATCTTCGTTATACAATTAACGGTACGGTTTTTGATATCGGCATAATTCTTAGTGCGGCCCTAACCTTTATTATTGTCATGGTGTTCTTATATTTTGTCATTAAGTTTATTATCCGTAATGACGAACTGCTTAACAAGAAATAG